CGCATTGACAAGCAAAATAACACTTTGGAACAAACTACATGATTGAACTACACATTTGAAATGGTAGGCCTAGTTATGATCtttcaaatatcatttgaaGGCGATAGAGAATTTGTTTGCACTGACAAAAGTATTCATTCCTTGCATGACTTTTTCATGCAGTCGATGGGCCTACTTGATTGAACTACACATTTGAAATGGTAGGCCTAGTTATTATCtttcaaatatcatttgaaGGCGAGAGAGAATTTGTTTGCACTGACAAAAGTATTCATTCCTTGCATGACTTTTTCATGCACAGTCCATGGGCCTACTTCACAATCAGACTATCAAAAATCCTCCTGCACCAGGTAAATGCCTTGGGCATTGATAGACATAGGTATCTACATTATCATAATGTGCATGTGTGAACAGAAGTTTAAAAAGTCTATTGAAGGGCAAACCAACCAGGAAGTTTACTGTCCTGGATTCCCAGGGTAACCCCAGACAGGTTCAAAAGCAACAAAATTGGTTTTAGCTTAAAAAATTGAATCAGAAATAGTCAGCTGTAAGGCTAAGAGTTATATGTACCAAACATGAATGGAAGAAAGGCCTATTTGAGGACATGCTGAAAATTTGAAGTGTCtgagaaatattttcaaaatgtcttaTCATGTTTAATGTTCAGGAGTTGTACCAACACATGTGCCTCTACAAAACATTTATGGTTTCAAATTCAAGATGGAAAACTTAATGTAACTTTTGCCCTCCAGGCATCATTAATGAAAAGAGCTGAACTTGCAAAGCATATCCTCATTAAAATACAAGTATTTCAAAACCGTTCTGATTAAATGATGGTAAACCATTTGTCGAAAATTGGTCTGACAGATCAATAACCAGAATGCTGTGATAAGGTCACTTTAATTCCTCCTGTCCCAAAGTCTTATGAGGAAATCTGGACTTAGAGCACTTCATTGCCTTGCATCTTCAGGATGGAACATCTTTCTTGATGTCTGAAAGGAAGGAACACTGCTTCAGATTGGTGAAACTAATATCGTTTGATAATGGAAATCGTTTTTCTGGCCACAAGTAATAACCTATTGCTTGCCTCGTACCCTCGCTAAACTCATTGACACCCATCTTGGCATGTTTGGTACACACCTCCAtcatggtttttagctcacctcttagcagaggtgagcttatcccataccgtggcgtccgtcgtccgtcgtcgtcgtcgtcgtcgtcgtcgtcgtcgtcgtcgtcgtcgtcgtcgtcgtcgtcgtcgtcgtcgtccgtcgtccgttagcagggcacgtttcgtaactgtcagagctattgagttgaaacttggtacacacgtacccttatgtaatgacaccttggagaccaagtttcggtccgattcgtttcatggtttggccaccagggggccaaacgttaaaagtgaaaatatgcaatatctcccttaatagtagtcgggaaattttgaaaaaaatatggtaggtacttctagcaaaggtgcatcatatatcctccgggtttttgatttgacctccttttcaaggtcacagaggtcaaatggtgtaaattggccgttaggatgtaacgatggcacgtttctaaactgcaatgactattgataccaaatttggtacacatttaccccttagtcaggtgatctcagggaccgaagtttggtccaatatgattcaccacttgaccaccagggggcaaaatccaaaaaccttaaaaatgtgattattccttaaccttttgcccgattgccaccaatttgatatcatgggtacatctaaccaccatacagtatatgtcacacaggtttttaatttgaccttcttgtcaaggtcacagaggtcaaatggcataaattcgccgtcaggccgtaactatggcacgtttcttaactgcaatgactattgatcacaaattaagtactcatgtaccccttggtcaggtgatctcaggtaccgaagtttggtgcgatctgatttgccgtttggcctccagggagggggccaaatcctaaattcttcaaaatgccattattcctagtaatgacttgcccgattggcaccaattttatatcataggtacatctaattctaacaaccattcaatgtgtcacccgggtcttctttgatttgacctacttttcaaggtcacagaggtcgaatgtactgtaaattggccattttggggaaattgtaattgcttggacctacatcaaacctaacactacatgacacaataccatgctctttatccatctttcctccacatgaggtgagcacaatggccctggccatttcattattgttGTATTTCAATGTACCAGAATAAATCTTTCACATGAGAAATGCTTCAAAGGATGATGCTTCACCTTGTTCTGATATGGATAATGTTGCCAGTTGGCTTGATTGGACCTCTATAGGTGCTACAACATCTGACGGGTCAGGTTGAATGTAATCATCTATTCTTTCATATAGCGTGGGGTCATCATCCATTGGAACGTAATCTTCATCCGAGTCCGAGTTGTCAGAATTGTAGCCTGGAGTGACGAGAAAGAGTAGCGAATACAAAAAAGCCTCGTGTATATCAGCAAGAACAATCAAGGGGGGTGGACTAAAGAAAATAGCACTGCACGCAAAAGAAGCCTGAGTTGGTTGGaaaaagttgtcaatattttgcTCCAGATGACTTGTTCTTGGTCATGGGGACTTTCAGGCAGCCATGGTACATCCTTGTTATGATGGTGGCACAAGGGTCACAATAGACATGCCAGAATCCTTTGTGGCTGGCGAAATTGGGGGGCaaaaggaactgaaaagatccCTATCAGTAATCGATTTGTCTCTGAGAAAGAGACCAATGGATAACTTCCTTTCAGCTCACCTGTTTCCCGGAATTGTCGTGGGTATGGCTCCAATCCCTCTCCTGGAACGAGGAGGACATTAAAATTAGACAAGCATCAATCTAAAATGGCCATGGAAACATCGGAAAACAGATTAGAACCGATTTTGTGTAGCAAACTTTTATGAACCACATTTAATAAATCGATCGTATGGGAACAAGGGTAACTCACGGCTTGGTTGGAGACATTTCATACTCTGTCTCTTCAAAGCAGAGACAACCTCTGATAAACCCCCTTGCTTATTGCTATACAACATAACTTTGTCATGTCCAAAAAAATCACCTGAATCTTTTCGTAGTGGATTTGTTATTGTTGATCGGAGAGTTGCTTTCCCATCAACTGCAATAAGAGAAACGGGCATGAAATGAATGATGAAATAGAGATTGCGACCTTGATGGCAAACATCTCGCCCTCAAAACCAAGATCCTTTAATAATATGTGATGAAAGTAATCCTTTCACAATCATGGTAGTCCATTTACCAATGAATTATCTGATAGAAGAGAAACCTGTTGGCAggtttgtgtaacttaatctggcccacttGGTTCCTGCATATCCCTGCTAGGTCTTATTGTAGATTTTTTCTATTGTGATCATCTTTGCCTCaccaatgctgtccttgatagagagatgtccAAGGTTCAACGGGGCAAACTTGATATGATTCAAAGGTGACCAAAATATCCAACGTGTAGGTTTTTCCTCCACTTACCATACACGATTGAGTCATAATCCGGGTCCTCGATGCCTATCTTTGTTTTATCATTGGTGGACATGGTCCTGTATTTTGGTCCAAGAGACGACATCATGCAGCCCATCACCTCCGTCAGGCAAGAAAATGACTCGTCCTGGAAGAGACAGAAAATAAAGAGTCCGTCTTGAAGGGGCTGAACTCAAGCCCATGAGAAATTGTACATAATTTAGTTACTATGGCAACTGCTCTGTACTTGATGTAACCCTGTTGACTGAATGCAATTGCCTAATTCTCCGTTAAAATGATACCTGATGCTTTGGTCTGAACCCTTGTCTCTAAGGTCATCGCAAAAGAAGGAGAAAAATTCGTAGGAATATCGCCAATTCTCCATCATAGTGCAGCGGTTGTCCCATGGCCATGGTGGAGGGGGTCTTTGGAAAGCCACATTTCTCAAAGGTCATTAGCTAGGACTCACCTTTACCTCTTCAGTCCTCAGCACAAACCCTTGCCCTCGTATGATTTCAACATGCTTTATTTTACATCCCCTGAAACATGCGAGTCATCACATTCTTTATTGATAGAAATCTAGGCATAGGAGTCTATAAAGGGAGATATTGAATGATAGGTAAAGTTATAAACATAGAACCTCCATAATGGACACACCATTTAAGTCATGGCGATATAATGCTCAATGTTCAGACAATGTGGCGATGATATGTAGTCTTAAGATCAGTCCTTGTCAGTGAGTTGGCCACACGACTTACCTTGGTGTTTCCTCACAGATATCAATGACATAACTCCCGCTGTCTCTGTGAGTGGTACTCTCTCTCATCATGACGTTACCATAGTCCTTTCCCTTTGTCAGGATCAACTCCGACTGCTCCCTGGTACAGTTCTCAAAGAACCACCTGAAAAGAGAGTAATGATGGTTGTCCCAATGTCTTGTCCTCGATGGTTGTGACAAGCTGACATACGTTCCGTAAAAGGAACATCTGTCCCATGGAGAAAATGTCCTTGAGAAGTCAAGATTTTATATcctagaattacatgtacattgtttagtTCTATGTTATTGCGGGTGTATAattgtgtagacgctatttagcggGTTGGAGGGTGCCTTTACAAAATACCTTTGTTATGTATAATAGGTCTATGTGAAGGAGACGCACCAAAACTTGCTAAATAATGTCTACTCTGTATATCAGAATCAAACCAGCCCCAGCACCAAACTGCCTAGTCTAATAATATTTTCTCTCATATAGACCCCCTTTCAGGGTCAGACATAAGGAGTGAATAGTGACTGATTACTCTCACATACACTGGTACATGGAGCGAAGCGGCTAAGGCATTTTTCAACCCATCCTGACGTAAtcggtggttttaaatatacgcCACCTCTcgatcaaaaacctgtatctcagggtGTTTTCAACCCCACAACTTTCAAAGGAATCTTGTCTTAACAAGTTACTTACGCTGGAATGCTGTTGACATTCATCTTATGATTTGTGTAGAACTGGTGCGTCTGAAAAAAGACGAGACCAACTCGGTCAAACCAGGAAGAAGATTGTGGTCTAATGCGAGGTCTAATGGTATCAAGGATGTCTCCATGAGTGTGGATTGCCGTGATAAAAAGTTAAGATGTGCTGGGATGGACTATTCCCTGAGCTGCTATAGATGGCTCATCAGGAGCTTATCCCGTTTCTTTAGCGGCTGGCATATCCCCTGGAAAGAATGCTGGTCCCAGGAAGGCTTTTACACTAGTATGCACCTGGGTGGAGAGGTGCCTTGTCAGTGGTCTGGAAATGCACTTGAAGTCGAGAGGTTTGGTTGGAAGGTTTGATCGTTTGGTGCCAAGATAACAAAATAGAACTAGAGATCCTTGCTAAATAAGTCGCCTCACCCTGGTTGCGTCTCTGTCGGTGTCCTTGTTCATCTCGGGCCAAATTAAAACATACTACATTCTTAACAATCCCTCACCTTGTAGACCCCTGGTTGGTTATCATGTCCATCAGACATACTATCCCTATCACAGCTCCCCCCCGACTCCCCTGAGCTAATGGAATTTCTTAAAAACTTCTTCTGTGGAATTGGAGGCGGGACCGCAGCACGTCCCATTCCCCATTCATGCGCTGATCCATGGACAGGATAGAGGGAAGGTGGGTTGTTCCGACTGGTTTGATGAGCAGTGGGAGGATGTTGCTGACGCCGGGAATAGTCATAATCCGGTCGCGGCTCCTGATGGTAGGGAGGTAGGATGTTAGGCACGCTCACTCGCCGGCGACGCTCAGGACGAATACAATCTTGTAAAGCCTGTTGTATGTTAAAGACAATGGCTGGCGCAAGTTTGAGGTTGGTAAGAACTTGACCCTATAAAGTGAGAAAAGGACATCCAccttcaactacatgtatttcaaacctTCGCCGGAAATGAAACAAAGAGGTAAGGACATAATTTAAAACTAGCCTTCATGCTTTCGCTGCCCGGTGATGTAACAGTGCCTGAATCATGTCGCACATTGATCGGAGGAGTGTTGGTCTCGAGGATCTCTAGCTTGTTGGAATGAGAAACACTGCAAGAAATCTTCACAGACACAAACAAAATCTGAGATGCATGTATAGCCGGTtgtctaaagcccgcagcacactagccgccaacttcggcgttcacaggcgttttttgccgcaagagtcctgagcgcctgaaaaatccctagtctgctacgaacggcgtcggcgaacgcgacttgccgccacttgccgcaactaaacgccaaatatctaacatgtttgatttttgacgcgtgtcgccgcgtttgaacgcaagaagaagccaggtgtgctacggatggccgcctgacttggcgtcgacgGCGAAGCtatatggccaatcagcttgcgtcttgatgtcacatgatttcgcgctgtatggcccaggatgggttaaagtggcggaaaagacgctactggacgccaattctgggcaggtgtgctctgaccaggatccactggccgcgaactttggcgtcgagaggcgtcagccgaacgcttcttgtcgccaaagtcgGCGGCTAGTGTGCTTTAGACTTTGGGTGGCAGAAAAGAGTTGGAATGAATCTGCGCCCAGGCGCTCTAAACCACACCTACCTTGGTCAAGGCGTGTATATACGCATACCAGATATCTCTGTCGCGCCTTGACTCGCTCTGAAAAGATTAGTCAGAACAATGAAAATTAACTGTTAGATAAAATAAAGAAACCCGCTGCTCAGAACACCGAAAATTAACTGTTCACATGGTAGGAAACTACTGCTCAAATAGCGGGCTGCGAAAACTGAATAGATTCTTCATGAGATTATCGCCATAAATGTCATATTTCAGTGAATTTGCGCAAAACTACATTTCGGCAATGTTTATACCGATTTACCAGGACCACAGAGAAACTACAAGTAACTCGAGCGGCGTAGACTTTTAAAGTGAAAACTCACCCTAAACACGTTTCTCCTGGGGATTGCCATGCCCTTGCTATCAAAATCCCTGGTGGTCAGTTCAATCCGATAACCATTCTTATCCTTCGATTTGACCTTGGTTCCAATATCCAAGGTCAGCCTTCCCAACAATTTCGTCTTGCTGTAGTCATCATAAATGAAGACTTGTCTTCCGACCAGGCAAACGAAGAGCTTCATATATCTCTGAAATGGACATACTGAGTACCACTTTGGAGGGAGGGAACACGCCGCCCAAAAAATGATTATTAGCAACCGCCCGCAGGCCTGTAGGGCGCAGTGCCGTCGGTGATTGTTGAAGGAAGTGTCGCAGCTAGTTTTACTTACTCTTCATATATAATCCGCACTGACAATTAAAGAAACTCGAAGAAGCTACATGTACTCAAAATTGTCCCTTTTTGTTCTTGAGAATAGGCAAGAACCAAAATGGCACTTAGACCCTCCTCAATTCTTTTTGAGGTGATCACGATGTTACCCTCATTAGACTCGTTGACAAACATATCATACGAAGGTGGGCTTACTTCCCAATCGAGCTCTAGCTAAAATATGCCATACTTCTTAACAGAGCACATGATTTCATGCGGCAGAAGACATGTCTTGATTGCCCACGACAATTATCTAGCAAATCCCCAAATAATGTCCTTCTGATTACGACATGGGGGACGTGTCATTACAAATATACGGGGGCAACGTCCGTCTTAGTGCGCTGCGATTTTCATCTTGAAGGGCTGAATGCGACAGACATCTCATAGTTTAGACTGTAGCCAGTTGGGCCATATTACTTttcagggagttttcgcaaatccccgaaacgtccacgagTACACCTATCCCGTTGTTCGACTTATCAGGAAGTCGAACAATGAGGCAGGGGTTCACGtcggcgtttcgggggatttgcgacaACTCACTAAAGTATAAGCGTATCTGCACTCGCACAGTACATCTGCACTATTCACGCATAGTGATGAAGTTTTTTATCTCTAGGCCAGTCGAACCCGACTCTGTTCCCGAAAGCGCCGGGCAAACGAACAACTTTTGTCGCTGCAACCTATAGATAATCGCTGCGATGTGTAACAAAAAGATCCCTCGTTTACAGTAAAACTGGTAATCGCTAGCGCTAGTTTTTATTGATCGCAAATCGCAAGTGCATGCATGCGATGACTACCGCTAAAGAGAGATTTTTGTGGCGTGCGATGATGAGCGGAGGTCGCAGCGACGAAAGTCGTTAGCTTGCGGGGCACTTTACTGTTCACATTTGCCTAGCATATTCTATAGACACCTTGAAATCACCAAATAGACCCCTCACTTCTGCCGTCCCGTGCTTCTGCCATATAGTTCCTCGAGACCATACATAAAAGTGTAGTAATTTCAGATCTGCCTTGTGTGAGCTATATAGGCCTGCTGACCCGCGACCCGGCCCCAAGGATGATGCCGATGGGATGATAAACCGTCCATTTGACCCTACCGACGGACGGCTATCCGTCCGTTGACTGGTCCAACCTTTTTAAACTGAACTGGCAGTTCCTATTCTTTAAACCTCACCTCCTTGCTGCCGCTTTGCTTGTGTTCAAGAACTCCTTGAAAATAAGGCGCCTTTCCCGCTTCTGCCATGTTGAAATGAAAGTTGATCAGATCTCACGAATTAAGCTCGTTCCGTCGGATCAAATGATTCGAGATGGCGATTCTCAGACGAACTGTGGATATCGTTGTGATATGATTTGGTTTATATGCCAGTACCTTAACACATCCTGATTGGTTGCCCACCTTTAACACGGACTTGTAAAATAACAATAAAATCAGGGAAATCCCACATGAAACATGATTTTTAAAAGTATATATACTTGAATGATAGGCCCCTACCTATCATTACCTTTTATAGTATTGGAAGTGTTATCCGCAGACATCTATCTTCAATTGTCAAACTGACCCATTTCATTTGTGGAGAGCAATGGACGATTTCTTTTTCACGACAGGGTGCAGGCGGGTTGCGAAACTTGCCTGTTGTACATTATAGGTATTTCTGTTTACCACAGCTCTGGCTGTTACACCCTTGTTATGATTCAATAGACTTTTGTCGACAGAAATGGCGCGGAGACTGTTCCCCAATAAACAAAGACAAAAGAGAACCTCTAAACCTTTCATGCAATTGTTTTAAACTCGGGCTACTTGAACATCTAATACAATGGTGGCCGGCGCGATTTGACTGCGTGCACGACGAATTTCGCACGCCGGAGAAAATCCCGACCTATTTTTGCTCGGCATCCCTTTGTTTTTCTTGGATAAAATTCGTTCTTACAATGTCAGGATGTCTGAGAGTTCGACCAAAGTGCATGTTCTTCTGTGTGACAGCCTACATCGTGACATTCATCCTCATCATGTCTATCATCTTCCTCCATCGATGGACTCTCTCCGAGTGCTTACATATCAAGACTCTGAACCTCAGCTACCATCGAAAACTGAGAAACTGTGAAACGCTCATTTCTCCAGTAAAGGTGGTCGAGTTAACGTTAAGGAAAACGTTCCGGAAAACTTATATATTTGCTTTCAAAGTATTTGGATCACATGCAATAACTGGGTCAGCACTGGACAATGACGAATCAAAAATGTCTCCAATAGGAGGAGCAAGTCACAACAGGACCGCTGTCTTGAAAGAAGGCAGCAAAATGCATAAAACTTTTGAGGTTCCTAAATTCAGCACTACTAAAGTAAATCGTCCTTGGAGAATATAGAGGTTGCGAACCGCCCGTCCCACCATTGATGACAGTGCCCTCTGGTATCCCTTAAATCATCCACCAAACATGGCGGACCTCACGTGTCCCCAAAGTGTTCGCTAAGTGGATGAGGAGTTGGAGACCCCGAGATATGTCCGTACGAATGGGACGAAGACACATTTTGGTCAGACTTGTCgtagtttttttaaaattctttggGCTCCTATGCTTCTAAGAACATTCACAAAAAAGGTGCACTTTTCGTGAAGAGAAAAAACGACTTATGGATTTGAGCCATGAGCTAACGTTAATACTCGGCTACGATGCTAAAATGACCTTGGATAGTTATTGGCGGCCATGATTCGAAGCGGAAATCTCCTAACCATATTAT
This is a stretch of genomic DNA from Lineus longissimus chromosome 2, tnLinLong1.2, whole genome shotgun sequence. It encodes these proteins:
- the LOC135501028 gene encoding uncharacterized protein LOC135501028 isoform X1, encoding MAEAGKAPYFQGVLEHKQSGSKERYMKLFVCLVGRQVFIYDDYSKTKLLGRLTLDIGTKVKSKDKNGYRIELTTRDFDSKGMAIPRRNVFRSESRRDRDIWYAYIHALTKGQVLTNLKLAPAIVFNIQQALQDCIRPERRRRVSVPNILPPYHQEPRPDYDYSRRQQHPPTAHQTSRNNPPSLYPVHGSAHEWGMGRAAVPPPIPQKKFLRNSISSGESGGSCDRDSMSDGHDNQPGVYKTHQFYTNHKMNVNSIPAWFFENCTREQSELILTKGKDYGNVMMRESTTHRDSGSYVIDICEETPRGCKIKHVEIIRGQGFVLRTEEVKDESFSCLTEVMGCMMSSLGPKYRTMSTNDKTKIGIEDPDYDSIVYVDGKATLRSTITNPLRKDSGEGLEPYPRQFRETGYNSDNSDSDEDYVPMDDDPTLYERIDDYIQPDPSDVVAPIEVQSSQLATLSISEQDIKKDVPS
- the LOC135501028 gene encoding uncharacterized protein LOC135501028 isoform X2, which gives rise to MAEAGKAPYFQGVLEHKQSGSKERYMKLFVCLVGRQVFIYDDYSKTKLLGRLTLDIGTKVKSKDKNGYRIELTTRDFDSKGMAIPRRNVFRSESRRDRDIWYAYIHALTKTHQFYTNHKMNVNSIPAWFFENCTREQSELILTKGKDYGNVMMRESTTHRDSGSYVIDICEETPRGCKIKHVEIIRGQGFVLRTEEVKDESFSCLTEVMGCMMSSLGPKYRTMSTNDKTKIGIEDPDYDSIVYVDGKATLRSTITNPLRKDSGEGLEPYPRQFRETGYNSDNSDSDEDYVPMDDDPTLYERIDDYIQPDPSDVVAPIEVQSSQLATLSISEQDIKKDVPS